One region of Ensifer sp. WSM1721 genomic DNA includes:
- a CDS encoding acyl-CoA carboxylase subunit beta — MQRLASLIDVNSQEFRLNELHNRRLADELKERQRAVRFNRPERDRERLGRQNKLFVRDRVEALLDPETPFLELSTLAANEAYNGDVPSAAQVVGIGIVAGREVIVHADDSSVKGGAWYPLSVKKIVRSLDIAIENRLPVVHLCDCGGGFLPLQAEFFADRHHAGRIFRNQSILSKMGVPQVALVMGHCIAGGALVPALSEYNVIVQGSGAIFLGGPSIVKVATGQHVSVDELGGADMQTSVSGTADYVAGSEMHGIAIARDIVGRINRPEKVSIDRVAPEPPAYDASELYGIIPRDPRVHFDMREILARLVDGSRFHEYKPRYGRSLVCGYARLHGYQIGVLANNGVLFDDSALKGAHFIQLCDVNRTPLLFLQNITGFMVGSEYERRGITKSGAKLLMAVSGAAVPKFTVICSHSHGAGTFAMAGRAFDPRFLFTWPQAQISAMGADEATRVLTDVKAKQLAVDGRRLSAQDYEATRQSILEEYRERSSAYYATSEIWDDGILDPVDTRTALAIAVSASLNAPLETPHYGIFRM, encoded by the coding sequence ATGCAGCGCCTCGCTTCTCTCATCGACGTGAACTCACAAGAATTTCGCCTCAACGAGCTCCACAACAGACGACTTGCGGACGAATTAAAGGAGCGCCAGCGTGCGGTCCGTTTCAATCGTCCCGAGCGTGACCGCGAGCGCCTGGGGCGACAAAACAAGCTCTTTGTTCGTGACAGGGTCGAGGCATTGCTCGATCCAGAAACTCCTTTCCTCGAACTTTCTACACTGGCTGCGAACGAGGCTTACAACGGGGATGTGCCAAGCGCAGCGCAAGTCGTCGGTATCGGCATTGTAGCGGGACGCGAGGTGATAGTTCACGCAGATGACTCGAGCGTAAAGGGTGGAGCGTGGTATCCGCTGTCGGTCAAGAAGATCGTCCGATCCTTGGATATAGCAATCGAAAATCGTCTGCCAGTCGTTCATCTTTGCGACTGTGGCGGTGGATTTCTGCCTCTGCAGGCGGAGTTCTTCGCGGATCGCCATCATGCGGGCAGAATCTTCCGCAACCAATCCATTCTCTCGAAGATGGGCGTGCCGCAGGTGGCCCTCGTGATGGGACATTGCATTGCGGGAGGGGCTCTCGTTCCTGCGCTTAGCGAGTACAATGTTATCGTCCAGGGAAGCGGTGCGATATTTCTCGGCGGTCCATCGATTGTTAAAGTTGCGACTGGCCAGCACGTGTCTGTCGACGAGCTCGGCGGTGCTGACATGCAAACCAGTGTATCGGGAACAGCCGACTATGTCGCGGGTTCAGAGATGCACGGGATCGCGATTGCCCGCGACATAGTCGGCCGTATCAATCGTCCTGAAAAAGTCTCGATCGATCGAGTCGCTCCCGAGCCGCCCGCCTATGATGCGTCGGAGCTATACGGCATAATTCCAAGAGATCCTCGAGTGCACTTTGATATGCGGGAGATTCTCGCGCGCTTGGTCGATGGCAGCAGGTTCCATGAATACAAGCCACGCTACGGCCGATCTCTGGTGTGCGGATACGCCCGCCTTCATGGATACCAAATCGGTGTTCTGGCGAACAATGGCGTGCTGTTCGACGACAGTGCGCTGAAGGGAGCTCATTTCATCCAGTTGTGCGATGTGAATCGGACGCCGCTGCTGTTCTTGCAGAATATCACCGGCTTCATGGTTGGCAGCGAATATGAGCGGCGTGGCATCACCAAAAGTGGGGCCAAGCTACTCATGGCCGTGTCTGGAGCGGCGGTGCCCAAATTCACGGTCATTTGTAGCCATTCTCACGGTGCGGGAACATTCGCTATGGCAGGGCGCGCTTTCGATCCGCGTTTTCTGTTCACCTGGCCGCAGGCTCAGATTTCGGCCATGGGTGCCGATGAGGCGACGCGAGTGCTTACGGATGTCAAGGCAAAGCAACTGGCGGTCGACGGTAGGCGCTTATCGGCGCAGGATTACGAGGCCACCAGGCAGTCGATTTTGGAAGAATATAGGGAGCGATCGAGCGCATACTACGCAACGTCCGAGATCTGGGACGACGGGATTCTTGATCCTGTCGACACCAGAACGGCGCTCGCAATCGCCGTGAGCGCTTCGCTCAATGCTCCCCTCGAAACGCCACATTATGGCATCTTTAGAATGTAG